A stretch of DNA from Bactrocera neohumeralis isolate Rockhampton chromosome 6, APGP_CSIRO_Bneo_wtdbg2-racon-allhic-juicebox.fasta_v2, whole genome shotgun sequence:
ACCTTATATTCCCTAAGTAACCTTTTTGGACAGGCGGAGGTATTTCCAAAGGAAAATGTAGTTTCAAAGGGTTGCCAGATAATTTATATAAGGTTttcttaggttaggttattcTAATTAAGTTTGACCCGGACTGCGAGCGCAGTTTTTTTCAAGGtcgaaacaacttttttatattcatgTGGAGTTTGATCTATATATGCCAATTGGGGTGTGTTGCGCAGCTGTTTTCATATGACTTGAAAAGTTTGTctggagaaaaaattaaacgagTTTGTTTTCTATGAAGGTTTATGTTTCCAATATAAATATCAAGTTTGGCATCAAACAGATAGCTAGGgatctaaacattttttatggattttttggttaatgttttgggtatgaatcgTACGACCTCTACTCGGTGGTCACAAAATAGATGCTAGCTGAGGACCCTAtattcatcaaacgcatcattatTATCGACGATACTTGAGCTTATGAATATGACTAAACTGTTCAACAATCTGGCGAACGGCACTCTAAAAATGAGCCAAAAAcgaaaaagacaaaaaatcgcTGAAAGCACCGAAGGCCATCTCATTCGTGTTGTCATGCTTGTATTGGCTCCGGAGTCTACTTTGAAAATGACCTCCAATTAAGATTTTATGTTAAGGCACGTGAAGATGTAGTCCCGATCGAATTTGATAATTTCTTATCCTGAAGTTTTATGAtcgaaatgaaaattatataaatttttttgtaattttttaattaaaatatttaagacttGAAAAGCACATTtcgttaaattattaatttttttcagttctaCTTGCTTTCTGTACACAGGAATCTGAGGCGACCAGACGTGTGATGCGCGGACGTAGGACACTGACACGCCGCTACTTTAGTAAGTTAAGCATAAAATGAAGATTtgattgaatatatgtacaacaaTTGGCCGTTCTTCTAtctaaattattcaaaataaaaaaactttaaactaaatttaacaaacttttgagatcttttttattattatatatgtatatatattatattttaatttacccttAGCTCTGTCATATAATTTCGCTtacatgaacatttttttttactttttagctGGTATGGCTATACCCGGCTGGCTGCTAGCTGTCCTCATAGGTATTGGCGAACTCATACTTGGCGGTGCGCTCTACTTGGTCATGAATCGTATGATACTTGCCAAGCCAGCGCAAGAGACCAACACGTATACGCCAGCGAAGCAACAAgaagtttaaacaaaaatatcgaatccaatgttaaaataataaaagttcaGTAGCAATATTGAAAACTGTACCACATACATGAATATATGGACACAAAACTCACAAAGCCATATGTGAAGACAAAAACTGTAAACTTATATGAAAAACATCGCAGCCAAACGAGTGACTGATGCAAACGACCTGATATATTTCTAGTGCATATCTTTAGCATTACAACAAcactattttttgtaattaataacaGATAATGACAATAGCAATAGTCAACCAAATATCCATTACTACCGCAGCAAAGAAAGCTCTAGCTCAAGTGCACACATTTCgattgctttttctttttttacaaaatcctAATAAAACATCATATCCGCACTAAATCGATGCTTTTTTCTTAGTGGTAAGCTTTCTTAATTGCCATCAATTTATTGACTGCAGCACGTGGCCCATATTTTTGAAGTGTCTCAATATTTTCACTtaacaaaattacattttaaaaaatgctgTGCGTCCTGCTCAATTTTCGTTCTATCAGTTGCAAGCTATTGCTTTAAGACCACACTAAATACACGCTTATGCACATTCCGGTTTTCCTCTCCTCAACATCTATGTCTCCGCTTTTCCTGCTTCCGCAAAGTTTGCCCTTTTCTTCCCGAACGTTTTGTAGCTTTGCTCTGCTTATCTCGATGCAACTTTCGCAATTTTTCCCCAACACTTACCGCTACATTATAATTTTCACTTCGGTTTGGTTTTTCTTACTCCGctttgtttttcatttattttttcttaatttgttttttgttaattaaaaactttatttttgctGCAACCCCTGATAAATGTAGCTACTGCATGTTGCAGTACAGCTGAGCTGAACGCTGCTTCTTTTGGGCACTATTCGCTTAATGCTCTGCTCTCTCTATGTAGCCTTTTGCCTTTTCCAACACTTGCagtttaattaataaatgtttcgAAACCTTTCAAAACAGCACAGCTCAGTTCATTGTATTTTGGTCAAAATTGAACAATACTTTCTATACGCTCGTGCAAAATAGAGTGAATGTACGGCAGGACGCATGTGGGCATGCGTACGAGTTCTGGCAAAAGAATGGCaacaaaggaaaaaatatatcattACCAACTAACTAATGGCTTTGCtaacaaagtaaataaattagtttGAGGTTTTGGAGCCGTTTAGTAAGCATcaaatgaattttgaaataaaagtggAAGAAGGTTGCCATTTGTTCGttaaatttgagtaaaaaaatgtaagatTGGATAACTGTTCACAAATATTAATCAAGCTACAGCtcgaaaagtaaaataaaaatggaaatataataatatttctgcTGGAGGTATTTTTGTGAAgaatgtaatataaaatatattacttgGAAAAGgagagttgccacatgtttaaaaaatgtaattcaagaaaatagaaataataagtttgtatgaaatttttttttaaaatataagttttttagatttcaaaaaaaatcataaataattttggaaagaGAGTTGCCGTCTTCTTAAAAATTGTAAgtcagtaaaaaatatttatgcttattaagaaaattttttatttaacactttaatatgttaatcggGGAAAGCACcgattttataaaattcaaatgtatatttaagCAATCCTTGCTAATACAACAGTAATTCGCTTTAATCTGCTATTgtattttccattttatgcgattcaatgaattttatattttcaattcaatacTTTCTTTGTTTGCATTGGCATTTGGCAGTAAATGTTTTTGTAGCATTTGGATTGGTATTTCAGCAAATTCAATAGACGACAGATTAAAtggaaaacaaagcaaataaaactaACTTATATGCACCATATACGTTTGTATAATTGTGGTTATGTGTTTGACAAGCAATTTAGAGCACAGGCCAATGATTTTATAAAACACTTTGTTTTTCCACTTTTCTACTTTACCACTTTGcactcgacaaataaaaaattgacttttattttcacttaaaattattattatttttttgcgaaCACTTGTCACTTAATTTCGTGAGTTTAGTTTTTAACACAACTGTACACATGACAGGGCCTAAACTATTATTTGGAATTTTGCTAAATAGCAAACAAACTTCAAAGCAAATGACACTAACATTCAAACaacttgcaatttttatttcgctGCTTCGTTAGACGCTTTTAGTAttgcttaatatttatatgtatatatatattgtcggtttcatataatattataagGAGAGAAAAATTGTGGCAGAAAATAACATTCAGTAATATAACCGTATAATTCACTTTAACATAGTATTTGAACATTGCTACATTGCACGGTTTATATCCGGTACAGTACAAATGAAATCTAAGACGCTGTTTCCAACTTATGATATTAAAGTTTCTAatgtgcgcctaaaagtatacaaGCTATTTTTGTGAAAGCTCCTAGCCTTTTACCATGTGCAAATGCATTTGAATTGGATTCAAAGTTTCTTTTAATACaagaattttatttcgaataaaaaaaatttgttaagaaatGTTTGTTTCATTTGGTTGATCACCATCATTGCCACATTTAAAAGACATTAAATTCGCTTGCACCGCATCTTTCAAAGCCttcccaaataaaaaaagtttccataaaaGGCCttaattgttcagtttgtatggcagctttatgctttagtggtccgaactgaataattttttcggagattatgccATTGCCGAAGGCAATTACTCATATCGAATTGTGTGAATATATCTCGTCTTGGGTAGAAAAgcacttgtgtaaaatttttgattggtatgtcaaaaactgagggactaattcgtgTACTATATATAACAGAAAAAGTCATGGCCTGGCAGATATCGatataagaattaattttatatcatttgtaGTTAGGCCTGGCCTTCAAAAGGGTCGTGTGTAAATTTTACTGCTTTCGGGTCATTAGTTCgtgaattatattattttgtgtgacgcaacttttgttattgtgaagaAATTGGACAAAACGAAGTGCGTGTTGTTCAATTATTGCCTTTTAAAGGGGAAAAGTACAGTTGAAGCAAGAACTTGGTTTGATGACGAGCCTCCGGACAAGCAAAATCAACCGTAGTGAAATGAACACAGAAAACGGTGAACGCAGTgaacgcccaaaagaggttgttaccgacgagaACATCAAAAACGtcgacaaaataattttggatcaccgtaaagtgaagttatttGAAATAGCAGACACTCCAAAGATGTCAACAGAACGTGTACAgtatatcattcacgaatatttgggtacaaGGAAACTCTGTGCAAAGTGAGGGCCATGCAAGCTCACTCATTCGGAGtagttttggagatgtttaagcgtattaaacccgagtttttgcgtctgtatgtgacaatggatgagaCATGGCTCCATAATTTCTCTACGAAGTTCAATCGGCAGTCATCGCAGTGAACTTCACAttatgaacccgctccaaaacgtggaaaaatgtaaaagttggatggcaaggttatggcctctgcatggaataatttttattgacttcccTGAAAAAGTAAGGACCCTCAACAGCAACTATTATATAGACATCGCCGAAAAACGTcaccatttgaaaaaaaaactgatgtttcaccaaaacaatgcaccgtgtcagaagccagtgaaaacgatgacaaaaatccatgaattgggcttcgaattgcttccgaaTACAAAAAAACGAATTCTGctgaaaatatgtgttttactATGTTAAGCCCGGGACTTTTAAATTGAGCTGTTAcacacagacggacagacgacggataatcgactcagctcgtcttgctgatcatttatataatgggttgtcaaaaaagccttgcggtatttttattgattttttttttaacaaattgaaatgaatttttgatgactcatgcccagctctggaccgatgctacggctgctactatgccggtctctttcgacctctacaccagaacgaaaacgttgaaacaatcgttgtgcggtggaaatggaaactgtatcgggtccataaactgcacaaattttattggcggcttgagatgctttttgcctttatcgtaagtactgtaaaatatgccgtattatctctttattttgctccatgtttgcgacgctataactcacgaacgacttgaaagaaacgacaatcaatcaaacacgtgcgcgtgaaatgagctttccaaaaaggtatagcatgacccgatgcgacgaataaaactagaactacgtgcTTTCagtgccaactagcgaaaataccgcaagacttttttgacaacctattatatatttttgttcgcAAATCGAAAGAGTTTCAATGTTTAGGGAGAGTTTCTGCTTTACGGCTACGGCGGCCAACTTTCCAAATTTTCAGCTAATATCGCGCTGCAACCACCGTAATCgcttgatttagctccgtgtgatttctggctattcagaaaGCTTGAACGACTACTCCGGGGAAagcgttttgagtcaattgaagtcattaaacgtgaatcgctacgcgcatagAACGCTATTctgaaaattgactttaacaactgtttcgaggttGAGAGAAAGCGTTGGCACTAGTGTACTGGTGCCAAGGGAGATtgctttgagggggacgacataggTTTGGTAGAATAAAttgagaatttttaaattatgaacaaagtctttcTAATTTGTGTTCCTAGTAGCATATAAAAATCCGCGCTGATATGCACAAAACACTCTGaaagtttcgaaatttaaaataaatttcggcGATTCCAGTAATGAGTTATAGAATTTCTTTAAGTACACTGAGCATAATGCTACCACCTCAAAATCCACTCCATATTTCGAACTGTTGGTAGTGATATGTTCACAGTGCTCTCAGAAATCGTTACCTACGCAAGGATTGTCTCAATATCCCTTATCATTAAGTTTAACCTGTAGAGACGTACGTATTAAATGCATGTCTTGCCTAGTGCTGAACTTAATATCGAACAAGTGGGCATTTGTCTGAGTTATGGGAGCTGCtgagagtatgtatgtattcaaataTCCATAAGTTAATAAAAGTCATCGTTTACACTTGTATGTTGATAGGTATCTTAATAACCACTGCACTGCTTTTTGGTCGATGtaatatgcacatatatgtatgtatgtagacataAAGCATGGTAAGCTTAAGCACAAGCCGGCATCCTCAAACATAAACTTCTGTTGGCAAACACTCACAGTTATGACTATTTTGAAATAGATATCTCATAAATTCTATTTGAGCAGCAACATGTCCTCGGAATTTCAAATTTGCATTAAGATTCCATAAATCCCATTCTCCCATTACCTCCACCAACgtatatatttaaagatatatTCTTTTTGGAAACTTCGTACTTTTATACGCTCAACAAAACATTGTCGACAACTTTTTCGCTCAATTCGGTAAAGAgattgattttataaaaaatcattaaccaacattttttattatgattaaaaataaaaaaattaaaccccGACCTCACAAAACTAATATCTTATACATCAtgcacattttaataaatattttaaaaaataacaagcaATATCCGATATatatttcattcacaaaaattaaagtaacCTCAGCTGTCAACAGCGTCCGGCGCTCGCGGTGGCTATGGAATCAATGTAAGATGTTGCATTGATTCCATAGCTTCGTAGCTTCTGCACTATGCAACGTAACGTTTACTCGCGTGTTTTGCCTTTTTGTCAATTTCCTTGTACTTCCTCAATTTTTTCCACACCGTTAAATCGTTTCTGTATTTGAGTTTGTTGTGCATCCGATAGGAAGTATTTACAGCAATGCAAATTCTCTCGACGAACGGTATATGCAGTGCGTTTGGGTGGGAACTCAAGTCAAAGcaaactgtatgtatgtatgtatgtatattagagttgGTCAAAAAACCtaagatttttttaagattcctactcactttttatttttttatttgcttttaattttgttttttcgttgATTTCTGACGATGAATAccatatctcgtaaacgcttaacttaatcgaaaaattgtGTAGACCATATTCGTAGATCAGCcatttgataaggtgtggcatgaagaccctttatataagattaaaaaaaactacctctagaattgtataaaatattgatgtcttatttaaataataaagcaTTTATGGTTAAAGTAGGAGATTTattatctgatgaacgacagataagggctggtgtaccacagggcagtgt
This window harbors:
- the LOC126762540 gene encoding uncharacterized protein LOC126762540, translating into MHLVKKSATYLVIFLVLLAFCTQESEATRRVMRGRRTLTRRYFTGMAIPGWLLAVLIGIGELILGGALYLVMNRMILAKPAQETNTYTPAKQQEV